From Nymphaea colorata isolate Beijing-Zhang1983 chromosome 6, ASM883128v2, whole genome shotgun sequence, a single genomic window includes:
- the LOC116256810 gene encoding polygalacturonase inhibitor-like has protein sequence MKRVSWPPLENFVESGRQRDRDGDYKVGSSFWSTFIHELSSLQQGSLEMPRLFVFLLFSLSITVASASRWRCLPEDAQVVNEIFAALNRTTFTGDCCHLFSMIQCNPNTSSVTSFSLFGDDFNGPIPAAIAKFPNLQFLSIHKMPNLHGGIPPSFASLTKLTYFRITWTNVSGPIPSWLNRLTNLGGLDLSYNQFSGSIPPTLADLPSLTWLHLDRNKLTGPIPESFGQFRGANPSIFLSHNSLSGPIPKSLGRVDFSTIDLDRNLLVGDPSHLFNNRSKSLSTLILSRNLFDFDLTGVTFPSGLQILDFSHNMIGGSIPTEITSLANLQQFNVSYNRLCGRIPQGGNMQKFDSSSYMHNRCLCGPPLSAKLC, from the coding sequence ATGAAGCGCGTAAGCTGGCCGCctttagaaaattttgtcgAAAGCGGGCGCCAGAGAGACAGAGACGGAGATTATAAAGTGGGGAGTAGCTTCTGGTCTACCTTCATCCACGAGCTGAGCAGTCTGCAACAAGGGAGTTTGGAAATGCCTCGCCTTTTCGTCTTCCTTTTGTTCTCCCTCTCCATCACCGTCGCCTCTGCTTCCAGGTGGCGATGCCTTCCCGAAGATGCGCAGGTTGTGAACGAGATCTTCGCCGCCCTCAACCGGACGACCTTCACCGGTGACTGCTGCCACCTATTCAGCATGATCCAGTGCAATCCAAACACCAGCAGCGTGACGAGCTTCAGCCTCTTCGGCGATGACTTTAATGGCCCGATTCCGGCAGCCATCGCCAAGTTCCCCAATTTGCAGTTTCTCAGCATCCATAAGATGCCGAATCTTCATGGAGGAATCCCACCATCCTTCGCCAGCCTCACCAAGCTCACCTACTTTCGCATCACCTGGACGAACGTCTCCGGCCCCATACCAAGTTGGTTGAATCGACTGACCAACCTGGGGGGTTTGGACCTGTCCTACAACCAGTTCAGTGGCTCCATTCCCCCAACCCTTGCTGATCTTCCCAGTCTCACATGGCTGCATTTGGACCGCAACAAGCTGACCGGTCCCATACCCGAGTCCTTCGGCCAGTTCCGAGGCGCCAACCCTTCGATCTTCCTCTCTCACAATAGCCTTTCCGGCCCCATACCCAAGTCTCTTGGCCGTGTCGATTTCTCCACCATCGATCTCGATAGGAATCTGCTAGTCGGCGACCCATCTCACCTCTTCAACAATCGATCCAAGTCACTGAGCACCTTGATTCTCTCCCGGAATCTCTTCGATTTCGACCTGACCGGTGTCACCTTCCCGTCCGGCTTGCAGATCTTGGATTTCTCACATAACATGATAGGGGGAAGCATCCCCACGGAAATTACGAGCCTCGCTAACCTGCAGCAGTTCAACGTGAGCTACAACAGGCTGTGCGGGAGGATCCCCCAAGGTGGGAACATGCAGAAGTTCGATAGTTCGTCCTATATGCACAACCGCTGCCTCTGTGGACCGCCGCTCTCTGCTAAATTATGTTGA